One genomic region from Halococcus qingdaonensis encodes:
- a CDS encoding DUF2797 domain-containing protein, whose product MQIVGYRSDEPALLIAEGGAVRRQSLAPGTELAYTLAERHCAGTIDGERHVACEHERAPYCELHTTPWSVANNRDSEAEHAIYLAAFAPAVFKVGVTRLERLETRLREQGADHAAHIRTVPDGRIARERETAIGVEHDLTERVRVATKIRGFGGIVDERSWNNLLAEFDVRETFTFDYGLDLDGRPLAETMLSGVVRGSKGRVLVLDHRDTIYAVDLRDLVGYELREGTTDRELQASLDGFA is encoded by the coding sequence GTGCAGATCGTGGGGTATCGCAGCGACGAGCCCGCCCTCCTGATCGCCGAGGGGGGAGCCGTGCGCCGGCAGTCGCTCGCACCGGGAACCGAACTCGCCTACACCCTCGCCGAGCGCCACTGTGCCGGGACGATCGACGGCGAGCGCCACGTGGCCTGCGAGCACGAACGCGCGCCGTACTGCGAACTCCACACCACGCCGTGGTCGGTGGCGAACAACCGCGACTCCGAGGCCGAACACGCGATCTACCTCGCCGCCTTTGCGCCCGCCGTTTTCAAGGTAGGCGTCACCAGACTGGAGCGACTCGAAACACGCCTGCGCGAACAGGGTGCCGACCACGCTGCCCACATCCGAACCGTTCCCGACGGACGGATCGCCCGCGAACGTGAGACGGCGATCGGGGTCGAACACGACCTCACCGAGCGTGTGCGCGTGGCGACGAAGATCAGGGGATTCGGCGGAATCGTCGACGAACGTTCCTGGAATAACCTACTGGCCGAGTTCGACGTTCGCGAGACGTTCACCTTCGACTACGGACTCGATCTGGATGGGCGACCGCTCGCCGAGACGATGCTGAGCGGCGTCGTCCGCGGGAGCAAGGGACGAGTGCTGGTGCTCGATCACCGGGATACGATCTATGCGGTCGATCTGCGAGATCTCGTTGGCTACGAACTCCGAGAGGGAACGACCGACCGGGAACTCCAGGCCAGTCTCGACGGGTTCGCCTGA
- a CDS encoding transcription factor has protein sequence MAFEELLEDPVVQTYLHELVGPRGMPVAAAPPDGEVTDEELAEELDLELNDVRRALFILYENDLADYRRLRDEDSGWLTYLWTLEYGSIPENLRDEMHRLLDALEERREYERNHEFFLCEVDSIRFEFEEAMEFGFECPQCGSELDALDNDHLVTAMDDRIGELRAELNVA, from the coding sequence ATGGCGTTTGAGGAGCTTCTCGAAGACCCCGTCGTCCAAACCTATCTCCACGAGCTCGTCGGTCCGCGTGGGATGCCCGTCGCCGCAGCGCCGCCCGATGGCGAAGTGACGGACGAAGAGCTCGCCGAGGAGCTCGATCTGGAGCTCAACGACGTCCGGCGGGCGCTGTTCATCCTCTACGAGAACGATCTCGCCGACTACCGCCGGCTGCGCGACGAGGACTCGGGCTGGCTCACCTATCTCTGGACGCTCGAATACGGCTCGATCCCCGAGAACCTCCGCGACGAGATGCACCGACTGCTCGACGCGCTCGAAGAGCGCCGCGAGTACGAGCGCAACCACGAGTTCTTCCTCTGTGAGGTCGATTCCATCCGGTTCGAGTTCGAGGAGGCGATGGAGTTCGGCTTCGAGTGTCCCCAGTGTGGCTCCGAGCTCGACGCGCTCGACAACGATCACCTCGTCACGGCGATGGACGACCGCATCGGCGAACTCCGTGCCGAACTCAACGTGGCCTGA
- a CDS encoding redox-regulated ATPase YchF, whose translation MLSLALAGKPNAGKSTFFAAATMADVDVAGYPFTTIDPNRGVSHVRTDCPCLARDERCGDDDCHDGTRYVPIELLDVAGLVPGAHEGRGLGNQFLDELTSADVILNVVDASGGTNAEGEPVEIGAHDPAEDVDFVTEEIERWLAGIIARNWESVERQSRSPGFDIDESLAEMLTGVGASEAAIAATLRELDYPADPREWTDDHRRELARDIRARTKPLVVVANKADIAPAGNVERLQELAETIPASAEGELALRRGVEGGAIDYDPGDPDFSVAGELTDSQRTQLDELRGLMATHGGTGVQRALDTAVYDLLDHITVYPVQNETKWTDGQGNVLPDAFLLPSGSTPLDLAYAVHSDIGDGYLHAVDARSDRRIGDDHELEEGDVVKIVSTAN comes from the coding sequence ATGCTCTCGCTCGCGCTTGCCGGCAAGCCAAACGCCGGCAAGTCGACGTTTTTCGCCGCGGCGACGATGGCCGACGTCGACGTCGCGGGCTACCCGTTCACGACGATCGACCCGAATCGCGGGGTCTCACACGTCCGTACCGATTGTCCCTGTCTGGCGCGCGACGAGCGCTGTGGCGACGACGACTGCCACGACGGCACACGCTACGTCCCGATCGAACTGCTCGACGTCGCCGGGCTGGTGCCGGGCGCACACGAGGGGCGGGGCCTAGGCAATCAGTTCCTGGACGAACTCACGAGCGCCGATGTCATCCTCAACGTCGTCGACGCTTCCGGCGGGACGAACGCCGAGGGTGAACCCGTCGAGATCGGTGCCCACGATCCCGCCGAGGACGTCGACTTCGTCACCGAGGAGATCGAGCGCTGGCTCGCGGGCATCATCGCACGCAACTGGGAATCCGTCGAGCGCCAGTCCCGATCCCCGGGGTTCGACATCGACGAATCGCTCGCCGAGATGCTCACCGGCGTCGGCGCGAGCGAGGCGGCGATCGCTGCGACACTACGCGAGCTCGACTACCCCGCCGACCCGCGCGAGTGGACCGACGACCATCGGCGCGAACTGGCCCGCGATATCCGCGCGCGCACGAAACCGCTCGTCGTCGTGGCGAACAAGGCCGATATCGCACCTGCAGGCAACGTCGAACGGCTGCAAGAGCTTGCCGAGACGATCCCGGCGAGCGCCGAGGGCGAACTCGCGCTCCGCCGCGGCGTCGAGGGCGGTGCCATCGACTACGATCCCGGCGATCCCGATTTCTCGGTCGCTGGCGAGCTCACGGATTCCCAGCGCACGCAGCTCGACGAGTTGCGCGGCCTCATGGCGACCCATGGCGGCACCGGCGTCCAGCGCGCGCTCGACACCGCGGTGTACGACCTGCTCGATCATATCACCGTGTATCCCGTCCAGAACGAGACGAAGTGGACCGACGGCCAGGGCAACGTCCTGCCTGACGCCTTCCTGTTGCCGAGCGGCTCGACGCCGCTCGATCTCGCCTACGCCGTCCACTCGGACATCGGCGACGGCTATCTCCATGCCGTGGATGCGCGCTCGGACAGGCGGATCGGCGACGATCACGAACTCGAAGAGGGT
- a CDS encoding AzlC family ABC transporter permease: MAEAESATERPVESTDTEPDEGRVTFTLAGVREGFITGFPVAVGVAGYGVVFGVIADQAGLSVAEAALMSATVLAGAAQLIGVELWADSVPMATVVATVGIVNLRYLLMGAALRPWFRQLSPRAAYGSIFFTADENWALTIGELRSGSKRGAFLLGSGLVLWLLWIVATVLGVTAGDFLATPEQYGLDYVLTALFLTLAVGLWEGRESIRPWLAAAAVALVANATLPGEWYVIVGALAGAVVRMASHE, encoded by the coding sequence GTGGCTGAAGCGGAGTCGGCGACCGAGCGTCCGGTGGAATCGACGGACACCGAACCTGACGAGGGGCGCGTGACGTTCACGCTCGCGGGCGTCCGCGAGGGGTTCATCACCGGTTTTCCAGTCGCGGTCGGCGTCGCGGGCTACGGCGTCGTTTTCGGCGTCATCGCCGATCAAGCGGGACTGAGCGTCGCCGAGGCGGCGCTGATGAGCGCGACCGTGCTGGCGGGGGCCGCACAGCTGATCGGGGTCGAGCTCTGGGCCGACTCGGTACCGATGGCGACCGTCGTCGCCACCGTCGGCATCGTCAACCTCCGCTATCTCCTGATGGGCGCGGCGCTGCGCCCCTGGTTCCGCCAGCTCTCGCCGCGGGCAGCCTATGGAAGTATTTTCTTCACCGCCGACGAGAACTGGGCGCTCACGATCGGCGAGCTCCGCTCGGGCAGCAAGCGCGGCGCGTTCCTGCTCGGTAGCGGCCTCGTGCTCTGGCTGCTGTGGATCGTCGCGACCGTCCTCGGCGTGACCGCCGGCGACTTCCTGGCCACGCCCGAGCAGTACGGTCTGGACTACGTCCTCACGGCCCTGTTCCTCACGCTCGCGGTCGGGCTCTGGGAGGGCCGCGAGTCGATCCGGCCGTGGCTCGCGGCCGCCGCCGTCGCGCTCGTCGCGAACGCCACTCTCCCCGGCGAGTGGTACGTCATCGTCGGCGCGCTCGCGGGTGCAGTCGTCAGGATGGCGAGCCATGAGTAG
- a CDS encoding polymer-forming cytoskeletal protein, translating to MSFRSDPLSELVVPDGTTVEEHAIVTDVDVIVGTQSTVSLGVRGRNVVAGEQVTFEGDIEASSDCRLDMWCTVSGNVLVGENAYIGERAEIDGQLVVAGDLDIGDDVEISEGFDANGWIVIRNPVPTLVFLFTYLTHLLRLGEEEMADDVLSEVFEGHDEQPVVVPKNATLGDDAWRVSTPARVGDDCRLHGNLRAESIAVGEDSELFGSLRARESITVERGTIVHGDVTTRGGSVEIAAGAHVRGDIACEQLRLHEGAVVEGAMRARGEMTIVQGRDDLAAPAPADGDESDESDDERAESTDERAELDESKGSFTSAE from the coding sequence GTGTCGTTTCGCTCGGACCCGCTCTCCGAACTCGTCGTTCCCGACGGGACGACGGTCGAAGAACACGCCATCGTGACCGACGTCGACGTGATCGTCGGCACCCAGAGCACGGTCTCGTTGGGCGTGCGCGGCCGGAACGTCGTCGCCGGCGAGCAGGTCACCTTCGAGGGCGACATCGAGGCCAGCTCCGACTGTCGGCTCGACATGTGGTGTACGGTCTCGGGCAACGTCCTCGTCGGCGAAAACGCCTACATCGGCGAGCGAGCCGAGATCGACGGCCAGCTCGTCGTCGCCGGCGACCTCGACATCGGCGACGACGTCGAGATTTCGGAGGGGTTCGACGCCAACGGCTGGATCGTCATCCGCAACCCGGTGCCGACGCTCGTCTTCCTCTTTACGTATCTCACCCATCTCCTCAGACTCGGTGAGGAGGAGATGGCCGACGACGTGCTCTCGGAGGTGTTCGAGGGCCACGACGAGCAGCCGGTCGTGGTTCCCAAAAACGCTACCCTCGGCGACGACGCGTGGCGCGTCTCGACGCCCGCCCGGGTCGGCGACGACTGTCGACTCCACGGCAACCTCCGTGCCGAATCGATCGCCGTGGGCGAGGACAGCGAACTGTTCGGCAGCCTCCGTGCGCGCGAGTCGATCACCGTCGAGCGCGGTACCATTGTACACGGCGACGTGACGACCCGCGGCGGATCGGTCGAGATCGCTGCGGGAGCCCACGTCCGCGGCGATATCGCCTGCGAACAACTGCGCCTCCACGAGGGAGCGGTCGTCGAGGGAGCGATGCGCGCACGCGGCGAGATGACCATCGTTCAGGGACGCGACGACCTCGCTGCCCCCGCTCCGGCCGACGGCGACGAAAGTGACGAGTCGGACGACGAACGGGCGGAATCGACCGACGAGCGGGCGGAACTCGACGAATCGAAAGGCAGTTTCACATCGGCCGAGTAA
- a CDS encoding NAD-dependent epimerase/dehydratase family protein has protein sequence MQLSGKRVLVTGGAGLVGSHLAAQLCADNDVVVADDLSKGSRERVPDGTRFVEADMTDPDDVASVLTEDLDCVFHFAAYTDTNYADPRKLFEENGAMTYNVLERAREVGVSNVAFTSSSTVYGEAPMPTPEDYAPLEPISIYGASKLADEGILSTYAHSHEFTVWLFRFANIVGPHQRGNVVPDFIEKLADDPTELEILGDGRQEKSYLHVDDCIEAITHIVEHADQSMNTYNLGTRTTTSVTRIADIVADEMGLDPEYSYTGGDRGWTGDVPRMRLSIEKLSALGWSPELSSDAAIRRATRELITELT, from the coding sequence ATGCAACTCTCCGGCAAGCGCGTGCTCGTTACCGGCGGGGCGGGACTCGTCGGCTCGCATCTCGCCGCGCAGCTCTGTGCCGACAACGACGTCGTGGTCGCCGACGACCTCTCGAAAGGCTCGCGCGAGCGTGTCCCCGACGGCACGAGGTTCGTCGAGGCCGACATGACCGATCCTGACGACGTGGCATCGGTTCTCACCGAGGATCTCGACTGCGTGTTCCACTTCGCGGCCTACACCGACACCAACTACGCCGATCCCCGAAAATTGTTCGAGGAGAACGGTGCGATGACCTACAACGTGCTCGAACGCGCCCGCGAGGTCGGCGTCTCGAACGTTGCGTTCACTTCTTCTTCGACTGTGTACGGCGAGGCCCCGATGCCGACCCCCGAAGACTACGCGCCGCTCGAACCCATCTCCATCTACGGTGCAAGCAAGCTCGCCGACGAGGGGATCCTCTCGACGTACGCCCACTCCCACGAGTTCACCGTCTGGCTCTTCCGCTTCGCGAACATCGTCGGCCCACATCAGCGCGGCAACGTCGTCCCGGACTTCATCGAGAAGCTCGCCGACGATCCCACTGAACTCGAAATCCTCGGCGATGGTCGCCAAGAGAAGTCCTATCTCCACGTCGACGACTGCATCGAGGCGATCACACATATCGTCGAACACGCCGACCAGTCGATGAACACCTACAACCTCGGGACGCGAACGACCACCTCCGTCACGCGCATCGCGGACATCGTCGCCGACGAGATGGGACTCGATCCGGAATACAGCTACACGGGCGGCGATCGCGGCTGGACCGGCGACGTGCCACGGATGCGCCTCTCGATCGAGAAGCTCTCGGCGCTCGGCTGGTCGCCCGAACTGTCGAGCGACGCCGCGATCCGTCGTGCGACACGCGAACTCATCACGGAACTAACCTGA
- a CDS encoding DsbA family protein, which produces MNPDRDSPASPGLSHIDRRRALLGIGGLTASTLAGCLGGASSGSNGSGGSGDTLPTPVQGDPEASTTVTVFEDFACPHCQTYVLDVLPTIASQYIDPGKIRYEHYDFPVVNDTSWRAASAARAVQKRTGAKQFFKYATALYENQSSLGPETYASLAKEMDLDGSAIRKAAENQAHESTVSANKQTGKDRGVQGTPTVFVGEETVDPTVEAISSAIESA; this is translated from the coding sequence ATGAACCCGGACCGCGATTCGCCCGCTTCGCCGGGCCTTTCGCACATCGACAGGCGACGAGCGTTGCTCGGTATCGGTGGGCTGACCGCGAGCACACTGGCCGGCTGTCTCGGCGGGGCGTCGAGCGGCTCCAACGGCTCCGGCGGGAGCGGCGACACGCTGCCGACGCCGGTGCAGGGCGATCCCGAGGCGAGCACGACCGTGACCGTCTTCGAGGATTTCGCCTGTCCGCACTGTCAGACGTACGTCCTGGACGTGTTGCCGACGATCGCCTCACAGTATATCGACCCGGGCAAGATCCGGTACGAACACTACGACTTCCCGGTCGTCAACGATACTTCCTGGCGCGCGGCGAGCGCTGCCCGCGCGGTGCAGAAACGCACCGGTGCGAAGCAGTTCTTCAAATACGCGACGGCGCTCTACGAGAACCAGTCGTCGCTCGGACCGGAGACCTACGCCTCGCTGGCCAAGGAGATGGATCTCGACGGGAGCGCCATCCGGAAAGCCGCCGAGAACCAGGCCCACGAGTCGACCGTCTCGGCGAACAAGCAGACCGGGAAGGATCGCGGCGTCCAGGGCACGCCGACGGTGTTCGTCGGCGAGGAAACCGTGGATCCGACGGTCGAGGCGATCAGCTCGGCCATCGAGTCGGCCTGA
- a CDS encoding AzlD family protein: MSSALALDPTVVALIVGMAAVTYATKAGGLWLVGRIDLSERAEAGLDVLPGAVVVAFIAPALADGGVPEWVAAGATVAVAHKTGSLLLSLGVGVGTVLAARSIV; this comes from the coding sequence ATGAGTAGCGCGCTGGCGCTCGATCCCACGGTCGTCGCCCTCATCGTCGGGATGGCGGCCGTCACCTACGCCACGAAGGCCGGCGGGCTCTGGCTGGTCGGTCGCATCGATCTCTCCGAGCGCGCCGAGGCCGGCCTCGACGTACTGCCGGGCGCAGTCGTCGTCGCGTTCATCGCGCCCGCGCTCGCCGATGGCGGCGTTCCCGAGTGGGTCGCCGCTGGTGCGACCGTCGCTGTTGCCCACAAAACGGGCAGTCTGTTGCTGTCGCTCGGCGTCGGCGTTGGCACCGTACTGGCTGCCAGAAGCATCGTCTGA
- a CDS encoding BsuPI-related putative proteinase inhibitor: protein MALTGTLDATVESDRVSFTFTVANDGDDPVTLSFRDSCSADFAVLDGDEERWRWSHGRMFTQALQSESIDPGESVSYEGEWEQPEAGTHTAVATLEADNQDCEAEIEISV from the coding sequence ATGGCACTCACCGGCACTCTCGACGCGACCGTCGAGTCCGATCGCGTCTCGTTCACCTTCACCGTCGCGAACGACGGCGACGACCCCGTGACCCTCTCCTTTCGGGACTCGTGTAGCGCCGATTTCGCCGTTCTCGACGGCGACGAGGAGCGCTGGCGCTGGTCGCACGGCCGGATGTTCACCCAGGCGCTCCAGTCCGAATCGATCGACCCCGGCGAGTCGGTGAGCTACGAGGGCGAGTGGGAGCAGCCGGAAGCGGGTACGCACACCGCGGTGGCGACGCTCGAAGCCGACAATCAGGACTGTGAAGCGGAAATCGAGATCTCGGTGTAG
- a CDS encoding DUF7111 family protein, whose protein sequence is MTDETAAANDVTACYTETDSERVLAFESDGQTAAIAQNREGYAMLKVRPTADGDELERYYGFDMALDHAAELLGISSHDLPVPESAGDMGM, encoded by the coding sequence ATGACCGACGAGACCGCCGCGGCGAACGACGTCACCGCCTGCTACACCGAGACCGATTCCGAGCGCGTGCTCGCCTTCGAGTCGGATGGGCAAACGGCGGCCATCGCACAGAATCGGGAGGGCTACGCGATGCTCAAGGTGCGACCGACGGCCGACGGCGACGAGCTCGAACGGTACTACGGCTTCGACATGGCGCTCGACCACGCCGCCGAGTTGTTGGGGATCTCGTCACACGACCTCCCCGTGCCCGAGTCGGCCGGCGATATGGGGATGTGA
- a CDS encoding tRNA (cytidine(56)-2'-O)-methyltransferase — protein sequence MRGDPELTVLRLGHRPGRDERMSTHVGLTARALGADRVVFAGKAEGPKETVTDITDRFGGPFDVEVSESYRPLMEEFDGRVVHLTMYGLPVQEVEAEIRSAHQSGPLLVVVGAEKVPFDVYEAADHNVAVTNQPHSEVASLAVFLDRLHEGRELDREWTDADRHVVPEEHGKRVEGTDER from the coding sequence ATGCGGGGCGATCCCGAACTCACCGTTCTCAGACTCGGCCACCGGCCTGGCCGCGACGAGCGCATGAGCACACACGTCGGCCTGACCGCCCGTGCGCTCGGTGCCGACCGGGTAGTGTTCGCGGGCAAGGCGGAGGGACCGAAGGAGACCGTCACGGACATCACCGACCGCTTCGGCGGCCCGTTCGATGTCGAAGTGAGCGAATCCTACCGACCACTCATGGAGGAGTTCGACGGGCGCGTCGTTCATCTCACGATGTATGGGCTCCCGGTTCAGGAGGTCGAGGCGGAGATCCGCAGTGCACATCAGAGCGGGCCGCTGTTGGTCGTCGTCGGTGCCGAGAAGGTTCCCTTCGACGTCTACGAGGCCGCCGACCACAACGTCGCTGTCACCAACCAGCCCCACTCGGAGGTCGCCTCGCTCGCGGTCTTTCTGGATCGGCTCCACGAGGGACGCGAGCTCGATCGCGAGTGGACCGATGCCGACCGGCACGTGGTTCCCGAGGAGCACGGCAAGCGCGTCGAGGGGACCGACGAGCGGTGA
- the cysE gene encoding serine O-acetyltransferase, producing the protein MAPIIERVREDIETALAKDPAAKSALEVVLAYPGMHALWAHRFTHACWKRGFGLFARVLSHITRLLTGVEIHPGAEIGRRCFIDHGAGVVVGETTDIGDDVMLYQGVTLGGDTLDDEKRHPTLDDGSTIGANATLLGPITVGEGASVGAGSVVLESVPPNCTVVGNPAKLVGDCLDDEGVELGGEFAE; encoded by the coding sequence ATGGCACCGATCATCGAGCGGGTTCGCGAGGACATCGAGACGGCGCTGGCGAAGGATCCGGCGGCCAAGAGCGCGCTCGAAGTCGTGCTCGCCTATCCGGGTATGCACGCACTCTGGGCGCACCGATTCACGCACGCCTGCTGGAAGCGCGGGTTCGGGCTGTTCGCCAGAGTGCTCTCACATATCACCCGACTACTCACCGGCGTCGAGATCCATCCGGGAGCCGAGATCGGTCGGCGATGTTTCATCGATCACGGGGCGGGCGTCGTCGTCGGCGAGACGACCGACATCGGTGACGACGTGATGCTCTACCAGGGCGTGACGCTCGGCGGCGACACGCTCGACGACGAGAAGCGCCACCCGACACTGGACGACGGATCGACGATCGGGGCGAACGCCACCTTGCTCGGCCCGATCACCGTCGGCGAGGGTGCGAGCGTCGGTGCCGGCTCCGTCGTACTCGAATCGGTGCCACCTAACTGCACCGTCGTCGGCAACCCCGCGAAGCTCGTCGGGGACTGTCTCGACGACGAGGGCGTCGAACTCGGCGGCGAGTTCGCGGAGTAG
- a CDS encoding DUF2110 family protein, whose product MVVLATKCYVEGDARERALDGLRSLVDNAIGELGVEYDVGVRHDDFPSVTVEGEDETVARNVLDERWGTITPDFEPGETYTGTLESWDESGFVLDAGEDIHVPSAELGLGPGTPEQIRTRFGLIQHVPMQFVYGEPHRLADAERDRLYEWTRGAGRVNANSATRGEVRATVNRAGHANDIVTVERLGLLEQSIICGEGTDPPGLLSSIGGYLPAELLCVVP is encoded by the coding sequence ATGGTCGTTCTCGCAACCAAGTGTTACGTCGAGGGCGACGCCCGCGAGCGCGCGCTCGACGGGCTCCGCTCGCTGGTCGACAACGCCATCGGCGAGCTCGGCGTCGAGTACGATGTCGGCGTCCGCCACGACGACTTCCCGAGCGTCACCGTCGAGGGCGAGGACGAGACCGTCGCCAGGAACGTCCTCGACGAGCGATGGGGCACGATCACGCCGGATTTCGAGCCGGGTGAAACCTACACCGGAACGCTCGAATCGTGGGACGAGTCGGGATTCGTCCTCGACGCCGGCGAAGACATCCACGTTCCGAGCGCCGAGCTCGGGCTCGGACCGGGCACGCCCGAACAGATCCGCACGCGGTTCGGGCTCATTCAGCACGTTCCCATGCAGTTCGTCTACGGCGAACCACACCGATTGGCCGACGCCGAGCGCGATCGGCTCTACGAATGGACGCGCGGTGCGGGGCGAGTGAACGCCAACAGCGCGACGCGCGGTGAGGTGCGAGCGACCGTCAACCGCGCGGGTCACGCGAACGACATCGTCACCGTCGAGCGCCTCGGTCTCCTGGAACAGAGCATCATCTGCGGCGAGGGGACCGACCCACCCGGACTGCTGTCGAGCATCGGTGGCTATCTGCCGGCCGAACTGCTCTGTGTCGTGCCATGA
- a CDS encoding DUF5800 family protein, translating to MTALSFDEQGVDVVYEGTEFRLERALVEEATGKTYPDVTDHEVLKIVAPNPNLSGEPKRIGDITA from the coding sequence ATGACTGCGCTATCCTTCGACGAACAGGGCGTCGACGTCGTCTACGAGGGCACGGAGTTCCGCCTCGAACGCGCGCTCGTCGAGGAGGCCACCGGCAAGACCTACCCCGACGTCACCGACCACGAAGTGCTCAAGATCGTCGCCCCGAACCCGAACCTCTCGGGCGAACCGAAACGCATCGGCGACATCACCGCCTGA
- a CDS encoding acyl-CoA dehydrogenase, with translation MDFSLSAEQRQIEEMVAEFVDEEIEPRAAEIDETDEFPHDLVSEMGELGLMGMPFAEEYGGAGLDYHSYAIGLSEIARGSGGLGTVVAAHISLAGNMLAEFGTEAQKEEYLTPLAEGDDIGAFALSEAGAGSDVPAMETTAEKDGDEYVVDGGKLWISNGSVADTITLFAKTDPDAGNKGISSFVVRPDEDDGFHVEGTEDKLGDKGCPTAELRFSDMRIPEERRLGEEGRGFVHALKTLNGGRITIAARGVGIAQAALDEALTYAQDREQFEQPISEFQTIQHKLADMDTKLQAARMLMHRAADLKIRGEEFRKESAQAKLYASEISREVANEGIQIHGGYGYTKDFPAERFYRDAKLNEIYEGTSEILRNTIADNLLD, from the coding sequence ATGGACTTCAGTCTCTCGGCCGAGCAGCGCCAGATCGAGGAGATGGTTGCAGAGTTCGTCGACGAGGAGATCGAACCCCGTGCCGCCGAGATCGACGAGACGGACGAGTTCCCCCACGATCTCGTGAGCGAGATGGGCGAGCTCGGACTGATGGGCATGCCCTTCGCCGAGGAGTACGGCGGTGCGGGACTCGACTATCACTCCTACGCCATCGGCCTGTCGGAGATTGCACGGGGATCGGGCGGGCTCGGTACCGTCGTCGCCGCCCACATCAGCCTCGCGGGCAACATGCTCGCCGAGTTCGGGACCGAAGCACAGAAAGAGGAGTATCTGACCCCACTCGCCGAGGGCGACGATATCGGCGCGTTCGCACTCTCGGAGGCCGGCGCGGGCAGCGACGTGCCGGCGATGGAGACCACGGCCGAGAAGGACGGCGACGAGTACGTCGTCGACGGCGGGAAACTCTGGATCTCCAACGGCTCGGTCGCCGACACGATCACCCTGTTCGCGAAGACCGATCCCGACGCCGGCAACAAGGGGATCTCCTCGTTCGTCGTTCGGCCCGACGAGGACGACGGGTTCCACGTCGAGGGCACCGAGGACAAACTCGGCGACAAGGGCTGTCCCACGGCGGAACTGCGCTTTTCGGACATGCGCATTCCCGAGGAGCGACGCCTCGGCGAGGAGGGGCGCGGGTTCGTCCACGCACTCAAGACGCTCAACGGCGGCCGCATCACAATCGCCGCTCGCGGTGTCGGCATCGCACAGGCCGCACTCGACGAGGCGCTGACGTACGCCCAGGACCGTGAACAGTTCGAGCAGCCGATCAGCGAGTTCCAGACGATCCAGCACAAGCTTGCCGATATGGACACCAAGCTCCAGGCCGCTCGCATGCTGATGCATCGCGCGGCGGACCTGAAGATCCGTGGCGAGGAGTTCCGAAAGGAGTCGGCGCAAGCGAAACTGTACGCCAGCGAAATCAGTCGCGAAGTGGCCAACGAAGGCATTCAGATCCACGGCGGCTACGGTTACACGAAGGACTTCCCCGCCGAGCGGTTCTATCGAGACGCGAAGCTCAACGAGATCTACGAGGGGACGAGCGAGATCCTGCGCAACACGATTGCCGACAACCTGCTCGACTGA